The following are from one region of the Methyloprofundus sedimenti genome:
- the crcB gene encoding fluoride efflux transporter CrcB → MNSLIAVALGGAGGAVLRFLVSSGVYQWMGRGFPYGTLAVNIIGSFFIGLLTEALILQRIAVSLEYRAAILVGFLGAFTTFSTFSLETIYLLEQGNITKALLNIMVSVCACLFAVWIGLLLARTLLMYSGGVARGVGWALPYALMVVNAIGVFMVGLIATALMQKVDIIEEYKVALAVILVGIFITLSGLYLILYLIESGFSIKTHLNLMLGVFLINTLVCLLSLWVSLLVGKQL, encoded by the coding sequence ATGAACTCACTTATTGCAGTTGCTTTGGGTGGTGCAGGTGGTGCTGTCCTTCGTTTCCTGGTCTCTTCCGGTGTATATCAGTGGATGGGGAGGGGATTTCCTTATGGCACTCTGGCTGTGAATATTATTGGCTCATTTTTTATCGGTCTTCTGACTGAAGCCTTGATTTTACAGCGTATTGCAGTGAGTCTCGAATATCGGGCTGCGATTTTAGTTGGTTTTTTAGGTGCATTTACCACGTTTTCAACTTTTTCACTGGAAACAATTTATTTGCTTGAGCAAGGTAATATAACCAAGGCTCTGTTAAATATAATGGTCAGCGTTTGTGCCTGCCTATTTGCTGTCTGGATTGGACTGCTACTCGCTAGAACGCTGCTTATGTATTCAGGTGGCGTTGCACGGGGAGTAGGATGGGCACTGCCTTATGCATTAATGGTGGTGAATGCGATAGGTGTTTTTATGGTTGGCCTGATTGCGACCGCGTTGATGCAGAAAGTAGATATCATCGAAGAATATAAAGTTGCTTTGGCGGTAATTTTAGTCGGTATATTTATTACTTTGTCAGGTTTGTATTTAATTCTATATCTGATTGAAAGTGGTTTCTCTATAAAAACCCATTTAAATTTGATGCTAGGTGTATTTTTAATTAATACCTTGGTTTGTTTATTATCTTTATGGGTAAGTTTATTAGTAGGTAAGCAATTATGA
- the orn gene encoding oligoribonuclease, which yields MAQQQENLIWLDLEMTGLDPDNDLIIEIATVVTDKYLNVLATGPVLAVHQSDKALAAMDDWNQEHHGKSGLIERVKASCVSEAEAMQQTLEFIQQWVGAGESPMCGNSIGQDRRFLYRYMTELERYFHYRNIDVSTIKELARRWAPAIFDGVQKKETHQALDDVLESIDELKYYREHFIKI from the coding sequence ATGGCACAGCAACAAGAAAACCTGATCTGGCTCGATCTGGAAATGACGGGTCTGGATCCGGATAATGATTTGATTATTGAGATAGCTACGGTAGTCACAGATAAATATTTAAACGTTTTGGCAACAGGACCTGTTCTAGCAGTGCACCAGAGTGATAAGGCACTTGCCGCAATGGATGACTGGAATCAGGAGCATCATGGTAAATCCGGATTGATCGAGCGAGTAAAAGCCTCATGCGTGAGTGAAGCCGAAGCGATGCAGCAGACACTAGAATTTATACAGCAATGGGTCGGTGCGGGTGAATCACCGATGTGTGGTAATAGTATTGGTCAGGACAGACGGTTTTTGTATCGCTATATGACTGAACTGGAGCGGTACTTTCATTATCGCAATATAGATGTTTCTACTATTAAAGAATTAGCGCGGCGTTGGGCGCCTGCTATTTTTGATGGTGTGCAGAAAAAAGAAACTCACCAGGCACTAGACGATGTGCTTGAGTCGATTGACGAATTAAAGTATTACCGTGAACATTTTATTAAAATTTAA